The Kineosporia sp. NBRC 101731 genome includes the window CGTCAGCATCAGTGCTGGCGTCAGCATCAGTGCTGGCGTGGGTGCTGGTGTTGGTGACCGGGACCAGGGGGATCGGTGTTCCCTCGGCCAGGGCCTGGACCAGGGCGGCCAGGACGTCGGCCCGCCGCTGGTCGTGGGTTCGCCCGTCCGGCGTGCCGGCAGCACCGGCCCGGTCGCGTTCATCATCGGCCGCGATGTCCAGGAATCCGTCCAGCCATTGACCCACGTCGGCCGAGACCAGAGCGCTGACCAGGGCCATGCCGTCGGGCTGGGCCTCGACCCGCACGTGACGCGCCCGCCGGGCCCGGGCGTGACGGGCGTTACCGCCATCGGGTTCCACCTGCACCAGCAGCAACTCGACCAGCCGGTGCAGCTCA containing:
- a CDS encoding DUF222 domain-containing protein, which translates into the protein MNLHPLTAAVEVGVAVGLVRDLPLIMGLFEQGRLDKARAALITKKLHTAGEYLPGFGPGCPAWVLMEGMLAARAPQLTYGELHRLVELLLVQVEPDGGNARHARARRARHVRVEAQPDGMALVSALVSADVGQWLDGFLDIAADDERDRAGAAGTPDGRTHDQRRADVLAALVQALAEGTPIPLVPVTNTSTHASTDADASTDAD